In Gadus macrocephalus chromosome 11, ASM3116895v1, a single genomic region encodes these proteins:
- the LOC132468139 gene encoding uncharacterized protein LOC132468139 isoform X1: MQSLTQILKTGPEEPLLPLTECDAMMQPGESETHVQLLSEIVNQPPHSVGVTQENEKETLEEPVGEPMVDSEGREIDPSLSPGSLEVAPGHKPASASDVETMGKIKEANDGRRYLSCMKNRRNPLLMEIPELDSSSLILDSSPLSLQCRQCHIIFNHYKSKERHLRSNHPLEYQQSALKNTLFTCYVCDHHFANSTELMTHQKAHVEKRPYKCPICGEAFYRVSELTGHKKIHFGEDGYACTTCGKACKTLTLLKYHQRKHTGEKPYACKECGKRFGFSKDVRKHMESHLQGQEGEDGTIPPPKAPGKKINSNTGVSTIKYPCSLCKATFKSIKTRLCHNKKKHKFLLDTTTDALPPTYPVKQGGPIITPISISQSTFLQVEPLQQVNANIDTEQIRKLIESMENVQRVNQVVILGQVPPHIPTQGLQFPAPGAPVYLNPTPPSIEHSQTEHSNSLEMHFARGMCNYMDQTIILEPITPPNEGLEYPSFQELVSKRQSEVADLKLKPEETLVMELTSALLPVADLEKSQSSHQLEVPSSSLVLATELEKSMDETVNDQDEITPPGQLLVPTVELDKTPLEAVQEDLINGPLPQKDKSTQLPYETPNNPEGEVASQIPKESIEQAHSVMESMPVEETRETHSVMESLPVEETPEPHSLMESMPVEETQEQIETGQKGEETLEQPTVENISSQEQVPLQSETKQVDSTLDSTVNVMSAQELVKVRKRRPARTFVYEEYIYQQMVSTRKRHLHTGETSAKQQPTKKSPHVIEFGPKNKEKKNQNQRKRSQSCQSTKEVKTGSKMFFTNMSEKPVAPKKNGRKSTRKHVHLSSPEDKLSNPVENIEQQGKDKKTNKLTKRKQVVTGNISKEQKDSPALKKNKIKKVPSPKLIDLNIKEKCKKITKETDPTTQNTVINKGSINVPAQEITPDPFLLLKGHKQPQLKVYKLDPSKAAGQTQEYTQSQEGNEDANMLLPVVRKRAGRPKKNQKAFSLLSSLVVNDPSPTTAHKPKTTRKRKSSLRIETEGVITASNSKRALECKDCGEKFNSVSSLQEHKTSMHIVESPGLTFTNGNLFEGVSSLVHQPTNKADGVIGEVSGPSYWDIEAETREVASEDKECTVSFPALNPSPSLPITEAVEASGSKEKTQIAFVADITALLDVARQHREPLTGTPLGVLVNGSPQLNGPGAEGSLASDLGLPTGPTSEGDGLIRPLHYDCGTEMKITAEDDVKDEVLLDVDVVTVGEQNEMDPPDFSQPLLIGDGNQEVVDPDVSSIQINNEKTTEITFHSSSSSSTHSLEFKKEQDVESVVQKRDKSVVREVGRVSSIRGRGSGRREGSKRGLISRRITDGGNFCGRKADEEPDECQIIFQKCPLTADSELNKQDDTHSVQRSHSTLQSPQLELNLDMLPALCVPPVCSSLVDKQSEFGVQQDKETDQSAIVIPERFVTSRRMETADKKRCHLARVPGMVLGQVLDSEEIKVEDGSSSIRPDLVKQGKHLILRDPPASEDNVIIQWNVEQMDSENIPGTETESQAGSLAPDVHTKQCIFYPVKEEEREVLLCPSQREDGVIALELSSGARVDHQTEDEDNFSSGDHQETRSEDVSLSTNPNDSNTAIGQGDMEEPEDRHVCDFLLQIPEEDDSDFVEYCDPLPAPEEQAVAYLNSLKKRNQVQLNEKSLPTSEINQEDMRQPIDLFSTYFGWDTWGEIARCTNSLSKMLHLATAKEVAQFVGIHIAMGTLKFPSLKLYWQDPTKVSLIADAMPLSRFLQLAHKIKLALPEKDLTGKLATQRTSKRQDVQPTIQSCSSSISSRSSNSHSFSSNDEVQNSSKRHGDEASNHDNEMNPLWRLQTILHRFDAGCQLLKPEEEYAVDQFPIPLSTGKENDNFSLNCTVFIGVGGLITKLKLGVNLSDKEDAVERMAQRDSLVYLCRQDLSTPAMLERLLNAGVHGAGKVGGAIGQMGDEFISSDGRLRLRRSKGGFVLSTAGKEDQNVSELIESLERSQMLVCLNRDLHHLYRIPHTVTRSTGWPQGVLWFLTDLALVNSWLLYRQGQRTGSEPLTLMAFRLEVSKALIFSSGLATQDSVPPQPPSQSACVLTETPNPDMRQERSLPDASIRYDGSGHWPEQFEVGEGGRCRFGNCNRTSQVLCLKCCVFLCISRNHNCFMKFHNQQR; the protein is encoded by the exons ATGCAAAGTCTTACTCAGATCTTGAAGACTGGACCAGAAGAACCATTGTTACCACTGACAGAGTGTGATGCGATGATGCAACCTGGGGAAAGTGAAACACATGTTCAATTATTATCTGAAATAGTTAACCAGCCACCACACAGTGTCGGAGTCACACAAGAAAATGAGAAGGAGACTCTGGAGGAGCCTGTAGGCGAACCCATGGTTGACTCTGAGGGGCGGGAAATAGACCCTTCTCTTAGCCCTGGTTCCCTTGAAGTAGCACCTGGACATAAACCTGCTTCAGCAAGTGATGTGGAAACGATGGGAAAGATTAAGGAAGCAAATGATGGAAGAAGATATCTTTCATGCATGAAGAACAGAAGGAACCCTTTGCTGATGGAAATTCCTGAGTTAGACAGTTCTTCACTAATACTTGACT CATCTCCACTCTCTCTGCAGTGCCGGCAGTGTCACATCATTTTCAACCACTACAAGTCAAAGGAGCGTCACCTTAGGAGCAACCATCCGCTGGAATACCAACAGTCTGCGCTGAAGAACACCCTGTTCACCTGCTACGTGTGTGACCACCACTTTGCTAACTCTACAGAGCTCATGACCCACCAGAAAGCTCACGTAGAGAAAAGACCTTACAAATGCCCAATATGTGGAGAGGCATTCTACAGGGTGTCAGAGCTCACTGGCcataagaaaatacattttgggGAGGATGGTTATGCATGCACAACCTGTGGAAAGGCATGCAAAACACTTACGTTACTGAAGTACCACCAGCGGAAGCACACTGGGGAGAAGCCGTATGCGTGTAAGGAGTGCGGGAAGAGGTTCGGCTTTTCTAAGGACGTCCGGAAGCACATGGAGTCACACTTGCAAGGACAAGAGGGAGAGGATGGAACCATTCCACCTCCTAAAGCACCGGGCAAGAAGATAAATAGTAACACAG GTGTGTCTACAATAAAATACCCTTGTTCTCTATGCAAGGCTACTTTTAAGAGCATCAAAACCAGGTTATGCCACAATAAAAAGAAGCACAAGTTTTTACTTGACACGACCACTGATGCCCTCCCACCAACGTATCCTGTAAAGCAAGGTGGGCCCATTATAACGCCAATCTCCATCAGTCAATCAACATTTCTCCAAGTAGAGCCTCTTCAACAAGTCAATGCTAACATTGACACTGAGCAAATTCGCAAACTTATAGAGTCCATGGAGAACGTGCAGAGGGTGAATCAGGTTGTGATCCTGGGTCAGGTTCCCCCTCATATCCCAACACAGGGCCTGCAGTTCCCGGCACCAGGAGCCCCAGTTTATTTGAATCCAACGCCCCCATCAATTGAACATTCCCAGACAGAGCATTCCAACTCTTTAGAAATGCACTTTGCAAGGGGCATGTGTAATTACATGGATCAAACTATTATATTAGAACCTATAACACCTCCAAATGAAGGGTTGGAATATCCTTCATTCCAGGAGCTGGTTTCAAAAAGACAGAGTGAGGTTGCTGACCTCAAACTAAAACCAGAGGAAACCCTCGTAATGGAACTGACTTCTGCCTTGTTACCAGTTGCAGACTTGGAAAAATCTCAGTCTAGTCATCAACTGGAAGtgccatcatcatcactagtactTGCCACAGAACTGGAGAAGAGTATGGATGAGACGGTTAATGATCAAGATGAAATAACCCCCCCCGGTCAGCTACTGGTGCCCACAGTTGAGCTGGATAAGACCCCTTTAGAGGCAGTTCAAGAGGATCTGATCAATGGCCCTTTACCCCAAAAAGACAAATCCACTCAACTTCCATATGAAACCCCAAACAATCCTGAAGGAGAGGTTGCTTCACAGATACCAAAGGAAAGCATTGAACAGGCCCATTCTGTGATGGAGAGTATGCCAGTAGAGGAGACACGAGAAACCCATTCTGTGATGGAGAGTTTGCCAGTAGAGGAGACACCTGAGCCCCATTCTTTGATGGAGAGCATGCCAGTAGAGGAGACCCAAGAACAAATTGAGACTGGTCAAAAAGGGGAGGAAACGCTAGAGCAGCCAACTGTAGAGAATATTTCTTCACAAGAACAGGTCCCATTACAATCAGAGACCAAGCAGGTGGATAGTACTTTAGACTCAACTGTTAATGTTATGTCGGCTCAAGAATTGGTTAAGGTGCGAAAACGAAGACCGGCCAGGACTTTTGTTTATGAAGAGTATATATATCAACAAATGGTGTCAACACGAAAGAGACATTTACATACTGGGGAGACGTCTGCTAAACAGCAACCAACAAAGAAAAGCCCCCATGTGATAGAATTTGGTCCAAAAAACAAAGAGAAGAAAAATCAAAATCAGAGGAAACGTTCACAGTCATGCCAGTCAACCAAAGAGGTAAAAACTGGAAGCAAGATGTTTTTCACAAATATGTCAGAGAAGCCGGTAGCTCCAAAAAAGAATGGAAGAAAATCCACAAGAAAACATGTGCATTTATCTTCTCCAGAGGATAAATTGTCTAACCCTGTTGAAAACATAGAGCAACAAGGTAAAgacaaaaagacaaacaaattGACCAAGAGAAAACAGGTGGTCACAGGCAACATTAGCAAAGAACAAAAAGATTCCCCAGCACTAAAAAAGAACAAGATCAAAAAGGTTCCTTCCCCCAAATTAATTGATTTGAACATTAAGGAAAAGTGcaagaaaataacaaaagagACGGACCCtaccacccagaacacagtgaTAAACAAGGGCTCTATAAACGTCCCCGCTCAAGAAATAACCCCAGATCCTTTTCTTTTACTAAAGGGTCATAAACAACCCCAGCTGAAAGTTTACAAATTGGATCCTTCTAAGGCAGCAGGGCAGACGCAGGAGTACACTCAGAGTCAGGAGGGCAATGAGGATGCCAATATGCTCTTACCTGTTGTCAGGAAAAGGGCTGGTCGACCCAAAAAAAATCAGAAAGCCTTTTCACTGCTGTCTTCTCTAGTGGTAAACGATCCATCTCCCACAACAGCCCATAAGCCTAAAACCACCAGAAAACGCAAGTCATCTTTGAGGATTGAGACTGAGGGCGTGATAACGGCATCCAACTCCAAGCGGGCTTTAGAATGTAAAGACTGCGGAGAGAAGTTTAACAGTGTCTCCTCTCTTCAGGAACACAAGACAAGCATGCACATTGTGGAGAGCCCAGGCCTCACGTTTACAAATGGCAACTTATTCGAGGGGGTTTCCAGTTTAGTTCATCAACCTACAAATAAGGCTGATGGAGTTATTGGGGAAGTCAGTGGTCCCTCATACTGGGATATAGAAGCTGAGACGAGAGAAGTGGCTTCGGAAGACAAAGAGTGCACTGTGTCTTTCCCAGCCCTGAATCCATCACCTTCTTTGCCTATTACTGAGGCAGTTGAAGCTAGTGGATCTAAAGAAAAGACGCAAATTGCATTTGTTGCAGACATTACAGCTTTATTGGATGTAGCTCGGCAGCATAGAGAACCCTTGACTGGCACCCCTCTAGGTGTACTTGTTAATGGGTCTCCTCAGCTGAATGGCCCTGGGGCAGAAGGGTCTTTAGCATCTGATCTGGGGCTCCCAACAGGGCCGACCAGTGAAGGTGATGGCCTTATACGTCCTTTGCATTATGACTGCGGAACTGAAATGAAGATTACCGCAGAGGACGATGTGAAAGATGAAGTTCTTCTCGATGTAGATGTAGTCACAGTCGGGGAGCAGAATGAGATGGATCCACCAGACTTTTCCCAACCTCTTCTAATTGGAGATGGTAATCAGGAAGTGGTCGACCCTGATGTTTCCAGTATTCAGATTAACAATGAAAAGACGACTGAAATAACTTTTCACagttcttcttcctcctccacacatTCACTTGAGTTCAAGAAAGAACAGGACGTTGAAAGTGTGGTACAGAAGAGAGACAAATCTGTAGTGAGAGAAGTTGGAAGAGTGAGTAGCATAAGGGGGAGAGGAAGTGGAAGAAGGGAAGGTTCTAAAAGGGGTTTGATCTCAAGGAGAATAACAGACGGAGGCAATTTCTGCGGAAGAAAAGCTGATGAAGAACCGGATGAATGTCAGATCATTTTCCAAAAATGTCCACTTACTGCCGACTCTGAATTAAACAAGCAAGACGACACCCACTCTGTTCAGCGTTCTCACTCTACACTTCAGAGTCCACAATTGGAGCTCAACCTAGATATGCTCCCTGCTCTATGTGTGCCTCCTGTGTGTTCCTCATTGGTTGATAAACAGTCTGAATTTGGAGTACAGCAAGATAAAGAGACCGATCAGTCTGCGATAGTCATACCTGAGAGGTTCGTCACTTCCAGACGGATGGAGACTGCTGACAAGAAGAGATGCCATTTAGCG CGTGTTCCTGGTATGGTGTTAGGCCAAGTCTTGGATTCCGAAGAGATCAAGGTTGAGGATGGTTCATCCAGTATAAGGCCTGATCTTGTCAAGCAGGGAAAACACCTTATTCTAAGGGATCCTCCCGCTTCAGAAGACAACGTGATTATCCAGTGGAACGTTGAACAAATGGATTCTGAAAACATTCCTGGTACAG AGACCGAGAGCCAAGCCGGTAGTCTGGCTCCAGACGTCCATACCAAACAATGCATCTTCTACCCAgtaaaagaagaagagagggaggtttTGCTATGCCCATCTCAGAGAGAAGATGGTGTAATTGCTTTGGAGCTGTCGAGTGGTGCCAGAGTTGACCATCAGACAGAAG ATGAAGATAACTTTTCCAGTGGGGACCATCAAGAAACGCGATCTGAGGATGTCTCTTTGAGCACTAACCCCAATGATTCTAATACAGCAATAG GTCAGGGAGACATGGAAGAACCGGAAGATCGACATGTCTGTGATTTTCTCCTGCAAATTCCTGAAGAGGATGACTCTGATTTCGTTGAATACTGTGATCCCCTGCCTGCCCCAGAGGAACAAGCTGTGGCCTATTTGAACAGCCTTAAAAAGAGAAACCAGGTTCAGCTGAATGAAAAGAG CCTTCCAACTTCTGAAATCAATCAAGAGGACATGAGGCAGccaattgatttattttccaccTACTTTGGGTGGGATACTTGGGGTGAAATTGCCCGGTGTACAAATTCACTGTCCAAAATGTTACACCTCGCCACTGCTAAGGAGGTTGCACAGTTTGTTGGGATCCACATCGCAATGGGAACTCTAAAG TTTCCTAGTTTGAAGCTCTACTGGCAGGACCCAACTAAAGTGTCTCTGATCGCTGATGCCATGCCCCTTTCACGCTTCCTTCAGCTAGCACACAAGATAAAATTAGCCCTTCCTGAAAAGGACTTAACTGGCAAGTTGGCGACTCAACGGACAAGTAAAAGACAAGATGTGCAACCAACAATTCAGAGTTGTAGTTctagtattagtagtagaagCAGTAATAGTCACAGTTTTAGCAGTAATGATGAGGTCCAAAATAGCTCTAAGAGGCACGGAGACGAGGCAAGCAACCATGATAATGAGATGAATCCACTCTGGAGGCTCCAGACAATATTACATCGTTTCGACGCTGGATGCCAGCTGCTGAAACCAGAAGAGGAGTATGCGGTGGATCAGTTCCCAATTCCTTTGTCAACAGGGAAAGAAAATGACAATTTTTCTCTGAATTGCACTGTATTTATTGGAGTTGGTGGTCTGATAACAAAATTGAAACTTGGAGTAAATCTCTCAGACAAAGAGGATGCAGTAGAAAGAATGGCCCAGAGGGATAGTCTGGTATATCTTTGCAGGCAGGATCTCTCAACCCCTGCGATGCTGGAGCGATTATTAAATGCTGGTGTTCATGGTGCCGGCAAGGTTGGAGGAGCCATAGGACAAATGGGGGATGAGTTTATCAGTTCTGATGGTAGACTGAGGTTGCGCCGGTCCAAGGGGGGCTTTGTCCTTTCAACTGCCGGAAAGGAGGATCAAAACGTCTCAGAGCTCATTGAGAGCCTTGAGCGGTCCCAAATGTTGGTGTGTCTGAACAGAGATTTACATCACCTTTACCGAATCCCGCACACAGTCACCCGCTCAACTGGTTGGCCCCAAGGTGTGCTCTGGTTCCTGACAGATCTAGCCCTGGTCAATTCATGGCTTCTATACAGGCAGGGTCAGCGGACTGGGTCGGAACCCTTGACCCTTATGGCCTTCAGGCTGGAGGTCTCAAAGGCCTTGATTTTCTCTAGTGGCTTGGCCACCCAGGACTCCGTTCCCCCTCAGCCACCCTCTCAGAGCGCTTGTGTATTGACtgaaacccctaaccctgatatGCGACAGGAGCGTTCCCTTCCGGATGCATCTATACGGTACGATGGTTCTGGCCACTGGCCGGAGCAGTTTGAGGTGGGAGAAGGTGGCAGGTGTCGCTTTGGAAACTGTAACAGAACATCTCAAGTGCTATGCCTTAAGTGTTGCGTCTTTCTTTGTATCTCACGTAATCACAACTGTTTCATGAAATTTCACAATCAACAGCGATGA